attaattattatggtaagtttaatattttaggtaatattttttggtatcatgctattatatggtatgtttagtatatatagtattatagtaatctattacgtattatattatttgtggatatttattattattattatcgtaattatgtgtattatggtatgtttaagtatttttgtttataacgcacatgtagtattttaatatttgctcattatcttagtctatattattgtttatattctactattattggtatgttagatattttagcttctattatatatgttgattagtatgtattttggtatcctaatattatagtttattactattttatttacttatttattatgtttaaattattatatctattattaaaacctcccatactaatattttcctataaaacttttacttacaattttaaaatgtgggagcgtattttcttaaataattttgattttaatccctatgatttaattgcaaggggtattagcctttgcgcatcacgtaccctaagctctgagggaatatatgtgtatatttatttattttcctatgtatttataaattcataaaaaggagtaatgtaaagatttattagattaacttagggataattttaaattaattaggtaccgttcttgagaacgggcgcgtagggggtgctcgtaccttcccctcgcgtaaccgaactcccgaccccaactctggtaatgtagaccgattctacccttaacggggtagtaatcatgtgttctaaccgcactaaaggttagtggcgactcctacaccatatttttcctgaaaatattaaaatgatttctaatttcgccgcccggggcacacgcgctcccgggacgtcgcgacactgctattaatagtaaataataataaataattatggtaagaaaaaaaaataataaagatattatctgtaaaataataataataataataataataataataataataataataaaaatagagtaataatacaaaaagtaataataataattataataataaataaataaatgaataaaaattaaaaaatatacccaaaataatagtaaggtaacactaattataatactagtaatgaacaataataaataatacaaataattataagaaaataataataataaaaataaggtaataataataataatataatgagaagggactcctttgttctatttggttagggcaaaaatagggtgtctacagtagTAAAATGGATAAAATCTAGTAAGTGCTCGTTGTAGtatttatgagatttttgggagtagcttattggtttattggagggagcaGACTTTttgataaatcattggtatagagaagggaacaaagtggcaaatgtcttggctcgacaaggtgcgatggggaggaatagtttgtttaccaatggagtcaactccctagagttatcaatgatTTGTATAAACTGGAGAAGATGAGTACGAcgtatatgaggtatgtttagctgatttcctattggttttggtttatactttatattgtttatcttttgtttgttttgttgcgtgaggtttgttttgtaggtccttgttttgttttgttttgttttatttggaCTTGTACCCCTGTTTTGgctggttgttggtgttgttttttgggagggtttttaaagttgtcttttgtttctcccattgattgtcttgtaaccacggtatttctccgccaaaagtgagggtttatcaataaataaatagaggtgccgcccttcttctttaaaaaaaaaaaattgttattctATTGTGCAATCTTTCCAAATGAAAATATTGGGACGAATGCATCTTTCTATTTTAATTTCTTGCTATTTTAATTTTAACCAGTGAGATGAAATACAATAAGTAAATCAATTCTAATCCTCTTTTCCCTTCTCCCTTATATCACAATCTAAAATTCAAAcatagtataatatatatatatatatatatatattattttggcTCGACATTCTCAACCAAATTTCAATTTTAACTAGTGTtgtgaaatatatataaattattctAATTCTTTCGTactttcaatgtgggacaaaggTTTATGAAGAATTTTTCCCTCTCTTATATTATAGTTAAAACtcagtatttatatgtatatatatacaatgtcTGCATAATATTAACATGCAAGAGTATATTTCATAATCTAATTTGTTGCACATTTTTTTATTGACAAAGTATCGTGCATCGTGGATcctataagtttttttttttttcttttttctttataaaTGGTACGTTATaacactactactactactactactactactactactattattattattattattgacaaCTATATATAATTTGTGTATCATAGTAGGAGTGAGAATGTTAGGTTGGAAGCTCTAAATTATGTTAAACATAAAATTGACTAATAAATTTACGCATCAAATCGATTATCATGGATTTAACATTAAAACACTTTCACGTGTTGTCTCCCTcctcttttttctatttttttttttactttttttaaaatatttttcttgttcaTGGACCCATAATATATCAAACTTTATGTTATTTCAACAAAATTAcatactttttcttttttctaaaacGGGTTATATTGTATCATCCATCAACATTACTATATTCTACGTTTCAACATTTAGTTTCAATTCAATGTTTCAAAACTATTTGCATTTTTgaatcctttaaaaaaaaaaaatctctatttaaataattgaaaaacaaataaaaatttattttttaaatatgttttcaTTAGTCCTACAATATATTAAGCATATGCAATTTTTATCGgtgtctcaatttttcctaaaaaattctTAAGTAGATGCAATGAAGGGTAGTGTACCTAATActtaaatatgttattttaattatcagatatatttatttattctttgatCCCTTTGAAATAAAAAAAGAGTAAGAAAATAATCGCATTTCTAATTGCAGTTTTATATATGTTCCAAAATCATATATTTCTTTGactcattagaaaaaaaaataaaaataaaaaaccaattgCAGTAACTGGTGCAATTATATTTTGAGAAATCACCAACTTAACTCCTAAAGACCAAGTTAAACATAAACCAAGTAGAGGCTACAAATTAAATTTACGTAGTTTTCTTCCACAAATTATGCCCCGCACCTTTTTTCTATTTTCATAAATCTCCCTTTTGTACCATATAAATCTTTCTCTCGATTTGTCTCCCTTGCAAATCTAATAAAATTCTTTAATTGGCCGCCCTTAATTGCCATGAACCATGCGTGCTGAATCCACACGGCTCCTCTCCTTGTATAAGAAGCGAGAACAGAGCTAATACATGCACACTTCTCCTCCTCcacctcctccttcttcttcttgtgaTAATTGAAAATGGGATCTACAGATACTTCCAACATTAACACAACCCTTGCTCTGTTCTTCATCTTTCTTTCTCTGTGTTCAGTCTCCTCCCAAGGCAAGTTCTTGGGCGAAAAGCAGCAGCGGGAGCCATGCAATAACTTGACTTTCTACATCCACGACATTCTGTACAACGGCTCCAACGCTGGGAACGCGACTTCGGCGATCGTGGCGGCGCCAGAGGGCGGCAACCTCACGACGCTGGCGAAGCAGAACCATTTCGGGAACATTGTGGTGTTCAACGATCCGTTGACGAAGAACAACGATCTGAGGGCGGAACCGGTGGGAATGGCGCAGGGGTTCTACCTGTACGACAACAAAGACACTTTCACGGCGTGGTATGGCTTCACGATTGTGCTGAACAGCACGGAGCACAGAGGGACCCTGCAGCTCATGGGGGCCGACCCCATCCTGGTGAAAAGCAGGGATTTGTCGGTGGTGGGGGGCACCGGCGACTTCTTCATGACCCGGGGAATTGCTACTCTCATCACAGATTCGTTTGAGGGGGAGGTGTACTTCCGGCTGCAGATTGACATCAAGCTTTATGAGTGTTGGTGATTAATTAGTTGAGAAGATGATTCGGGATCCATGATTAGAATTCGTATTATCTTAATTTGGAGTATGCATGGTGAGTTTTAATTAGTGTTAGGGTTGGGAGTAGCATGGGGGAGTGGGGTGTGGGTTTGGATATGACTAAATGTCGTTTTTCAGGTTTCGAAAATAAATGTGGTTTTTCAGCTTTCAAAAATAAATCAGGAGTGAAGTGTCATTGTTCAATCTAATTGTTTATGAGAAAATAGCATATAGTTTCATGCATCATGTTGGCTTTAGAtggtttttcaattttgttatgatgataacaaataaagaatGGAAAGTACAAAGAATCACAAAGTCTTATTCACATGAAGAAAAGATTCAACAAGAGAACTCAAAGCATTTTCAATATGAGCAGAATATGAGGACACTTAACTGAATCAAAATTCAAGTCAAAAAGATCTTAAAGAGAAATACCATGGAAGGCTTGAAGAAAAGAGTTTTAAACTTTAGGACCATGTTGTAAGTACTTGatgattgaatatcttttgaaataattttgaagcGCTTTTAGGTTAATACTGAGTTaaagaccttatttcaaaacccggaaaatattttataaagaagCAAAGCAAAAGAACAAAAatgtttttttgaaaacaaaactaaaaaaacTGAAAGTGGTCTGCTCAGATGACTAAGGAGAATCTTAAGAAGATTGAAAAGTTTCTTCAGAATTCTGAAGATTAAAATATGAAGactgaagattttatttttgaaacctAGAACAGGAAGAACACCTTCATACGTCAGAACggtcagttcagtcatctgaacaggaacttcagaagtctaaacctACGCTTCAGACGTGtgaccttgtgtccagttcaaatttttcaaagcattaaggaaTCCGAGACGACTGAACCCGATACCTTAGacgtctaaacactgttaacagtcagaaattttaaatgttttaaatttgaaatcgaGGTTGCTTGTGCTCCAAAAGTaatgaaaacttggaagatactccaagtaaacttgggcatcacgaAAACACTtttttaagcctataaatatatggttttgcaaatcaaaatatataccaagaattgaaaatctgaaaaaaAGCTGAAAATACTCTTGTTTatacaaagctctctcttgctcactcattgcaaaactgatTTGCTGAGATAATCTAAAGTGCTGAATCCATTCTACTCTAGTTTTTACTATtgatcctcatctaagaaggaacCTTGGTGaaatctaatcttgagcttcatcttattttactttcatatttaaattttgacgtacatagtgttgaatttgtacaAATCTCTTCTgtttgagagtgttattgtacgcagtgtttattttgtgtttcttgtagtttttgGATAGTTCAAGGTTGATTTGGATCGTTAcacaagcgtggggtatcgcttggagaggtgattactctaaccTAGTGAATGAGtgtttgtaaaggttttgttccacatGGAAAGGgacaggtttagtggaatcctttggtggtttgccaaaggcgagaacgtaggctggggataagccgaacctcataaaaattgcggtctccttctctctcccttactctctttaaattctagcaaacatataaactatgtggacgttttaaattccttaatcataaaaactacatggattggaaattaaataaaccaaagtttatttttgatttgggattgtgaaaaccagaaagggagtacgttggttcatcaatactttgcggaaacctcaaagagAGTACTTTGATTGATTAACACCTAAAGACAAAattactaagagtttatttaaattctgagttgttgggaatttgagttgtcgtttgaattgaagaaacaaatttcattactacagagcttaaatcaaatttatatatgcagggctgttaacaaaagctgagaattgttctaaagctttcttgattgaatgtttgattgattggttactttgttggtatatagttgtggattgaatattgtttttaagaattgtataaagacttaagtattttctgtgtattggataaatcaacaagaagtcaagaattcattaaaagaattaaaaatggttaaggattcttgaaaaatattaaaagaattttttaaacccaattcacccctcccccctccaAGGACTATaccttaattttcaattggtatcagagaggggttataataaatcctaacaagtaattatataaagatctagatggcacacttaggggtagctccctttggagatggtcaatccttaactaggcctcctatcttttgtggcttaaattatacattttggaaacaaaggatgagaatctaccttcaaactatagATTGGAAAgctggaaggttgtcacacatggtgacttaattcctaccaagcaagtagatggaaaataaatacccaaagaagaaaaagagatgatcgacaatgaccataagatgctgcaagtaaattcaagtgctatgaatgcattatattgtgttcttgacataaataaatttaatagggtcatggcttgcaaattagccaaagaaatgtgggataaattagaagtaacctataaaggtactattgatgtaagagaCAATCAAATcaatatgctcactagtgagtatgagacTTTTTGGATGAATCcggatgaaactatcactagtatgtacattaagttcacccatataataaaatccctcaatgcattaggaaaaacttacaccacttatgaaatgattagaaaaatccttcgAGGACcgcccttccccccccccccccccaaaaaaatatgGGAACtaaaagccacagccataactgaaggaagaaatctaaaaattatctccctagatgaacttataggttctctcctcacctatgaaatggctatgaatgaaagaagtggaacaTCTAAAGTCCAATAATCTactgcatttaaagcctcaaataaatgttttagtgatgaagatgaagatgaaatggATAAAGATGAACTAGCCCttatatctaagaaacttgcaaaaatccttagaaaaaagaataaatttaaacgaaaattttggaactcaaaaacagaatcaaatgaagaagaaaccaatgaaaagaaatcaaagaataaaatccccacatgttataattgcaagaaagatggacacataaaaccagattgtccactGCTCGTAAAGGAttctaaaaggaaaaagaaaaaggcaataaatgccactacatgggacaatctaAGTACAACTAGTTCAAAAAGTGAATCAAGTggccaagaggttgcttgctatatggcatgggcgatgatgaagaacaaagttcctaATCCAAATTGGTTCCTCATAAGAtattagttaaagtaactaaacgatatactttattgaaaaacaaaaatgaaagtaCAATAAAGGAGTTGGAGTCTTTTAAacttgctgaaaaataaaaagattcaaaaatcaagaaaaaataaataaaaatgaagctTTGATAAAAGAGTTAGACTCTAAAAATCTTGCTCtaaaggaaaaaggatttgaacatcaaaagattagaaagcaagaatgaaattTTGATAATAGAactagaagatctaagatcctaaacttctatggaaaatgagaaagatcaattTATTTCTGAAATAGGgaataaaatcagaaaaatatctcaaaatcaagaaaatggtaaaaatatacaaaattcaaaaatcaatgATCTTGAGAGAAAAATTtaggatcaagccaaaattatttacaatttcacaaaaggaaaagaaaattttgacaaaatgattaactcacaaagaatgtcattaaacaaagagtgcataggattcaatggaattgaaaataaaaggaaaaagaatctttacatgggatactttacaaaagcatgtaaagattatgctagcacctcctcaaatgcctacacacacacaccacatgttttctatgcaagaaaaaggggcatgttaagtttgaatgtccattcaagaggaaaggtgtgaaaacaaaacaagtttggagaattaaagaagtATCACATGTTAAACcattcggacccaagaaagtGTGGGTGCCTAGATGAACAGTCCAGTTCATAAACTAAGGATCTAAAGATATTTGGACTAGTCATTCCCCTCCACCTAAAATTTGTAATCCTCTTAATGTCTCATTAGACCATTTGGACACATAAAATTAAAAGGCATTGCCTAGGGTCGCCTCAATGGCGTGGGTTTTATATTACTTTAGTGGTCAAAATATTAGTGCAATATCTTCTGATTCGAGGGTTGGACCGCCGTTTCTAAATTTTCTCTTAGATTCATTTGGCCTATGTTGGCTCCCAAGGTCTTTTATCCGTTACCCTCTCTCCTCAATCTCTAGGTTAAAATTAGATACCTCTAATATATATGGACGTCTCATACTCTAATTATTGAAATTTTACTGTAAAATCCTAATTTTTACATGactagtttaataataataaatgcaacttaattaattatttaaaattatttgatcACGTAAGTTACTTTTATAATTATGGATAAAACCTTCTAAATGTTGAagtatgttagctttaccgtgatcccaagaggggggtgaatt
This window of the Malania oleifera isolate guangnan ecotype guangnan chromosome 6, ASM2987363v1, whole genome shotgun sequence genome carries:
- the LOC131158455 gene encoding disease resistance response protein 206-like — translated: MGSTDTSNINTTLALFFIFLSLCSVSSQGKFLGEKQQREPCNNLTFYIHDILYNGSNAGNATSAIVAAPEGGNLTTLAKQNHFGNIVVFNDPLTKNNDLRAEPVGMAQGFYLYDNKDTFTAWYGFTIVLNSTEHRGTLQLMGADPILVKSRDLSVVGGTGDFFMTRGIATLITDSFEGEVYFRLQIDIKLYECW